The following are encoded together in the Clostridium sp. BJN0013 genome:
- a CDS encoding protein kinase, translating to MARRDGYYVQLDETAENMLRSGDFLGCGHNGIVYLLEDNKVIKIFKDRNICKNEYDLLKKTEKSKYFPRVYSHGPHYIIKDYVAGERLDYYIRKNGINKEISCEIIKLIMEFKKLEFTKLDIRCKDLYIDNNFSIKVIDPRNNYSRGGNYPRHLMKGLYKLGVLDEFLEMVKEQYNEVYKEWSFKIKRYLYRGVK from the coding sequence ATGGCAAGGAGAGATGGGTATTATGTTCAATTGGATGAAACAGCCGAAAATATGTTAAGATCAGGAGATTTTTTAGGCTGCGGGCATAATGGTATAGTATATTTACTGGAAGATAATAAAGTGATTAAAATATTTAAGGATAGGAATATTTGTAAAAATGAATATGATCTTTTAAAGAAGACGGAAAAAAGTAAATATTTTCCCAGAGTATATTCTCATGGACCTCACTATATTATAAAAGATTATGTAGCAGGAGAAAGACTTGATTATTATATTAGAAAAAACGGTATAAATAAAGAAATATCCTGTGAGATTATCAAATTAATTATGGAATTTAAAAAACTTGAATTTACTAAGCTGGATATACGGTGTAAGGATTTGTATATTGATAATAATTTTTCTATAAAGGTTATAGATCCTAGAAATAATTATTCAAGAGGGGGAAACTATCCAAGACACCTTATGAAAGGTCTATATAAATTAGGGGTATTAGATGAATTTTTAGAAATGGTGAAAGAACAATATAATGAAGTTTATAAAGAATGGAGTTTTAAAATTAAAAGATATCTATATAGAGGAGTAAAGTAA